The Paenibacillus uliginis N3/975 genome has a window encoding:
- a CDS encoding M23 family metallopeptidase, with translation MKGFKNTRWYNSIKQSLNAGRSAKDNENSRHESDVQADTKQKGWISSRKWVLIPAGAVLVAGSVFFAGREYVNANTLPFYHVYVNGQNIGTIEDDEQLDKLFETKQKYYQEKYPDTMMVLHTDGITTKADRDYKPVVKSEETLAKLDGMLKAYARGVELKVNGETVAIVKDQKAAQAAVQAAKEKYAPAEAAVKTGKPVIKQTSASAGKKSSTESDSVKSVEIKEDITVSYTKTDPNKVLDVEGAAEALTSTKEEPVIYTVIEGDTISSIAQSHNMKRAEVMALNPGLEEKYLQIGSELELSRPVAPLTVRTVETVTEKMASKPETIVRKSDELPLGKRKVVRSGRDGVKTVDYVVTKENGEIVSKQWTGQQVVQPALPEVVYKGTKAPEKKKVVTPATPSATVSESSGRMFAWPVSGARITSSYGQRWGRTHEGTDMVGGRTIMAAAGGTVVFAGYQGSYGNAVIVDHGNGYQTLYGHMSSISVRNGQSVGQGSTLGIMGSTGRSTGVHLHFEIRKNGVQQNPMKYL, from the coding sequence ATGAAAGGTTTTAAAAATACGAGGTGGTATAACAGCATCAAGCAAAGTCTTAACGCTGGCCGTTCCGCCAAGGATAACGAAAACTCCAGACATGAATCCGACGTTCAGGCTGATACAAAGCAAAAAGGATGGATTTCGTCCCGCAAGTGGGTCTTGATCCCAGCAGGTGCAGTGCTTGTTGCAGGATCGGTCTTTTTCGCCGGACGCGAATATGTAAACGCAAATACATTGCCGTTCTATCACGTATATGTAAACGGGCAGAATATAGGCACCATCGAGGATGATGAACAGCTAGACAAGCTGTTTGAAACGAAACAGAAGTATTATCAGGAGAAATACCCGGATACCATGATGGTTCTGCATACCGACGGTATCACAACGAAAGCAGACCGGGATTATAAGCCGGTTGTGAAGAGTGAGGAAACGCTGGCGAAGCTGGATGGTATGCTGAAGGCGTACGCGCGCGGGGTAGAACTGAAAGTTAACGGTGAAACGGTTGCTATTGTCAAGGATCAGAAGGCCGCCCAGGCTGCAGTTCAAGCGGCTAAGGAAAAGTATGCTCCGGCAGAAGCAGCTGTAAAGACCGGAAAACCTGTAATTAAGCAAACCTCGGCTTCCGCAGGAAAGAAAAGTTCGACTGAAAGCGACAGCGTAAAGTCTGTTGAGATTAAAGAAGATATTACCGTTTCTTATACGAAGACGGATCCGAATAAAGTGCTGGATGTTGAGGGTGCTGCTGAGGCACTGACCAGCACCAAAGAGGAACCCGTTATTTATACAGTGATAGAAGGAGATACGATCTCTTCGATCGCACAGTCACATAACATGAAGCGTGCTGAGGTTATGGCGCTTAATCCGGGATTGGAGGAGAAATACCTTCAGATCGGATCAGAGCTTGAGCTGAGCAGACCCGTCGCTCCGTTGACAGTTCGCACGGTCGAAACAGTAACGGAGAAGATGGCCAGCAAACCTGAGACCATTGTTCGCAAAAGCGATGAGCTGCCGTTGGGTAAACGTAAAGTAGTTCGCTCCGGACGTGACGGAGTGAAGACGGTCGACTATGTGGTGACTAAGGAGAACGGCGAGATTGTCTCCAAGCAGTGGACAGGCCAACAGGTTGTACAGCCTGCTCTGCCTGAGGTTGTATATAAAGGAACCAAAGCTCCAGAGAAGAAAAAGGTAGTAACTCCAGCAACCCCATCAGCGACGGTATCCGAGAGTTCGGGTCGTATGTTTGCATGGCCGGTCAGCGGTGCGCGCATTACTAGCTCGTATGGTCAGCGTTGGGGTCGTACCCATGAAGGTACGGACATGGTTGGCGGTCGTACAATTATGGCCGCAGCCGGCGGCACGGTCGTATTCGCCGGATACCAGGGCAGTTACGGTAACGCCGTCATCGTTGATCACGGCAATGGTTATCAGACGCTGTACGGTCATATGAGCAGCATCTCTGTCCGTAACGGACAATCGGTCGGACAAGGCAGCACGCTGGGCATTATGGGCAGCACGGGCCGCTCGACTGGGGTTCATCTCCATTTCGAAATTCGTAAAAATGGAGTTCAGCAAAACCCGATGAAATATTTATAA
- the yycF gene encoding response regulator YycF, whose amino-acid sequence MQGTILVVDDEQPIADILKFNLEKEGYEVICAFDGISAVELALSKRPDLMLLDLMLPGKDGMDVCREVRAANLHIPIIMLTAKDGEIDKVLGLELGADDYVTKPFSTRELLARVKAQMRRQHKSDSLADASGSADAEAKQGLRLFELFIDTDMYMVYKSGEALDLTHREYELVYYLAKNAGKVMTREHLLQAVWGFEYFGDVRTVDVTIRRLREKIEENPSKPEYILTRRGLGYLMRSSKNGGL is encoded by the coding sequence ATGCAGGGAACCATTCTGGTGGTGGATGACGAACAGCCCATCGCCGATATTTTGAAGTTTAATCTTGAAAAAGAGGGCTATGAGGTTATTTGCGCATTTGACGGAATCAGTGCCGTAGAACTTGCGCTCTCGAAGCGTCCTGACCTGATGCTGCTCGATCTGATGCTGCCAGGTAAAGACGGAATGGACGTGTGCCGTGAGGTACGTGCCGCGAACTTGCATATCCCGATCATCATGCTGACTGCGAAGGATGGAGAGATCGATAAAGTACTGGGTCTTGAGCTCGGTGCAGACGATTATGTAACCAAGCCGTTCAGCACGCGTGAGCTGTTGGCGCGGGTCAAAGCGCAAATGCGGCGTCAGCACAAGAGTGACAGTCTGGCGGATGCGAGCGGGTCCGCAGATGCAGAAGCCAAGCAGGGGCTTCGTTTGTTTGAGCTGTTTATTGATACAGACATGTATATGGTATATAAAAGCGGGGAAGCGCTCGATCTGACGCACCGCGAATATGAGCTCGTCTATTATTTGGCCAAAAATGCCGGCAAGGTGATGACTCGTGAGCATCTGCTGCAGGCGGTATGGGGCTTTGAATACTTCGGAGATGTACGCACGGTCGATGTGACGATTCGCCGGCTGCGAGAGAAGATCGAAGAGAATCCGAGTAAGCCGGAGTATATTTTGACCCGGCGAGGGCTTGGCTATTTGATGCGAAGTTCCAAAAACGGAGGCTTGTAA
- the walK gene encoding cell wall metabolism sensor histidine kinase WalK yields MKWLSFFRTIQAKVIIIYVLLILIAMQLIGVYFVSAMKNSLTSNFTTDLQGRAELMSVLAAKTLAGEVDSDEDRNESLQVMVNNLFNMNGAEIQVLDATGKVLITSMLSHSDYVNKKNTQTVVSRALQGIVDNEEYIIDDDGTRKKVVAKPVIHNDKIVGAIYIVASMSELYATMERINSIFISGILLALGLTAVLGVILSHTITHPIKELTRHARAVAEGRFTEKAPVFGSDEIGQLSQTFNYMTSRLREALSQNEEEKEKLASILTNMSDGVIATDEAGRVILMNRRAGQMLGVEGEELAGREIVSLLGLEELEAESLVRGGSDSKLLDITPREGGQPFMMRVTFTPIHRREIGITGTIAVLQDVTEQEKLEASRREFVANVSHELRTPLTTIKSYTEALEDGALEDKQLAPRFVGVIQNETGRMIRLVTDLLHLSRFDSKEAAMRKQPVDIVEMLEDVEDRFSFQMQQKNVHTVIDARPAVSVAMLDRDGIDQVLDNLISNALKYTPDGGTITMEADVTEDGMLSLSVADTGIGIPKKDLDRIFERFYRVDKARTRYMGGTGLGLSIAREIVRVHGGSIYLQSELEKGTKVTFTLPLNEEGRETT; encoded by the coding sequence ATGAAGTGGCTGTCCTTCTTTCGGACAATTCAGGCGAAGGTCATCATCATTTATGTGCTGCTGATTCTCATCGCCATGCAGCTGATTGGCGTCTATTTTGTGAGTGCCATGAAGAACTCGTTAACGAGTAATTTTACGACAGATTTACAGGGGCGTGCGGAGCTGATGTCGGTGCTTGCGGCCAAGACGCTGGCTGGCGAAGTGGACTCGGATGAGGACCGGAATGAGAGCCTACAAGTCATGGTCAACAATCTGTTCAACATGAACGGGGCTGAGATTCAGGTTCTGGATGCTACGGGCAAGGTACTGATAACGTCAATGCTGTCGCACTCAGACTATGTAAACAAAAAAAACACACAGACGGTCGTCAGCCGGGCGCTTCAGGGCATTGTCGATAACGAGGAATATATTATTGACGACGATGGAACTCGCAAAAAAGTGGTAGCAAAGCCTGTCATCCATAACGATAAAATTGTCGGTGCCATCTATATCGTAGCAAGTATGAGTGAGCTGTATGCGACCATGGAGCGGATTAACAGCATATTTATTTCAGGTATCTTGTTGGCTCTTGGTCTGACCGCGGTACTCGGGGTCATTTTGTCCCATACGATTACCCATCCGATCAAGGAATTGACCCGCCATGCAAGGGCGGTAGCAGAAGGTCGATTTACAGAGAAGGCGCCGGTATTCGGAAGCGATGAGATTGGCCAGCTGAGCCAAACGTTCAATTACATGACTAGCCGACTGCGTGAGGCTTTGTCGCAGAATGAAGAAGAGAAGGAAAAGCTCGCATCCATTCTCACTAACATGAGTGACGGAGTTATTGCGACGGACGAAGCAGGGCGGGTTATCTTGATGAACCGCCGTGCTGGGCAGATGCTTGGCGTGGAAGGGGAGGAACTGGCAGGCCGGGAAATTGTCTCACTGCTTGGATTGGAGGAGTTGGAAGCCGAGTCTCTGGTTCGCGGTGGCAGCGATTCGAAGCTGCTGGATATTACACCTCGCGAAGGCGGGCAGCCATTCATGATGCGAGTAACGTTTACGCCCATTCATCGGCGGGAGATTGGCATCACTGGTACGATTGCCGTACTGCAAGACGTTACGGAGCAGGAGAAGCTGGAGGCCTCACGTCGGGAATTCGTAGCGAACGTGTCGCATGAACTCCGGACGCCGCTGACAACGATCAAGAGTTACACCGAGGCACTGGAAGATGGAGCGCTGGAAGACAAGCAGCTGGCGCCACGTTTTGTCGGTGTCATCCAAAATGAGACAGGCCGGATGATCCGACTGGTCACCGATCTGCTTCATCTGTCGCGCTTCGACTCCAAGGAAGCTGCGATGCGCAAACAGCCGGTGGACATTGTGGAGATGCTCGAGGATGTAGAGGACCGGTTCTCTTTTCAAATGCAGCAGAAAAATGTGCATACAGTCATTGATGCGAGACCGGCTGTATCCGTCGCCATGCTTGACCGGGACGGAATCGACCAGGTGCTCGACAATCTAATTTCGAACGCACTTAAATATACGCCAGACGGCGGCACAATTACGATGGAGGCTGATGTGACAGAGGACGGTATGTTGTCTCTGTCTGTAGCAGATACCGGAATTGGCATACCGAAAAAGGATCTGGACCGGATATTCGAAAGGTTTTACCGAGTGGATAAGGCCCGAACCCGGTATATGGGCGGCACTGGACTCGGTTTGTCCATTGCCCGGGAAATTGTAAGGGTACATGGTGGGTCTATATATTTACAGTCAGAGCTCGAAAAAGGCACGAAGGTAACCTTCACGCTGCCTCTGAATGAGGAAGGGAGGGAGACAACGTGA
- a CDS encoding YycH family regulatory protein produces MKERLKTALLLVLVLSSLVQSYFLIYRLPGSGSVVKSENSYIKTEDMGPEAKAENLIYPKKMIIHLGEDKHTVFYPGQMFYDLVNNRLKGRTFESFQRRTLNNMDWSKLRASSKGIELSFGSGIPVTLLQKVMQITPDSLFEGESIHKMWLYSIEGEPKVHALFFSTEGDVVYEAAQADLTVQDIHQLVDFGLDWVPYTMQEGTSFYMPEEPFDMVSLEMPIGMYTVEQMQRSLFFDPSITRNIRERDGSEIYTDSKRSLQVDQGQNWMSYTDPAAPPSGESSPGKDVLSAIDFVNQHGGWNGSYRLSQSEDNEDRTLVEFQQYHRGYPILNTLGFNYGIMKLELQKGTVTSYERSLLYVKTEEQKKKIVKLPAGDELREKLDKLPDSMKIVDLEPAYLPFVNENGLRLKPVWAVQLLNGSMQVLE; encoded by the coding sequence GTGAAGGAACGATTAAAAACCGCGCTGCTGCTTGTGTTAGTACTGAGTAGTCTGGTACAAAGTTATTTTCTTATTTACCGTCTCCCTGGCAGCGGCTCTGTTGTGAAGTCCGAGAATTCTTACATCAAGACGGAAGATATGGGGCCGGAAGCAAAGGCGGAGAATCTGATTTATCCGAAAAAAATGATTATTCATCTTGGTGAGGATAAGCATACGGTATTCTATCCTGGTCAAATGTTCTATGATCTTGTCAATAACCGGCTGAAGGGCCGGACGTTCGAAAGTTTTCAGCGCCGGACGTTGAACAATATGGACTGGTCCAAGCTTCGTGCCAGCAGTAAGGGCATTGAACTGAGCTTTGGTTCCGGTATACCGGTGACACTTCTTCAAAAAGTGATGCAGATTACGCCAGACTCACTGTTCGAAGGGGAAAGCATCCACAAAATGTGGTTGTACAGCATAGAAGGAGAACCTAAGGTGCATGCGCTGTTCTTCAGCACGGAGGGGGATGTCGTCTACGAGGCCGCCCAAGCTGACTTGACGGTACAAGACATTCATCAGCTTGTCGATTTCGGATTGGACTGGGTCCCGTACACCATGCAGGAAGGAACATCGTTCTATATGCCGGAGGAACCGTTTGATATGGTAAGTCTGGAGATGCCAATCGGGATGTACACGGTGGAGCAGATGCAGCGGAGCTTATTTTTTGATCCGAGCATTACACGGAATATCCGGGAGCGGGACGGTTCTGAAATTTATACGGACAGCAAACGCAGCTTGCAGGTCGATCAAGGGCAGAACTGGATGAGTTACACAGATCCGGCTGCGCCGCCATCGGGTGAAAGCAGCCCCGGCAAGGATGTGCTGTCAGCGATTGATTTTGTGAACCAGCATGGTGGTTGGAACGGCAGCTACCGGTTAAGCCAATCCGAGGATAACGAAGACCGGACGTTGGTAGAGTTCCAACAGTATCACCGGGGTTATCCGATTCTGAATACACTTGGTTTCAATTACGGTATCATGAAGCTGGAGCTGCAGAAGGGCACGGTAACCTCTTATGAGCGTTCACTGCTGTACGTAAAAACAGAAGAACAGAAGAAAAAAATCGTGAAGCTGCCTGCAGGAGATGAGCTGCGGGAGAAGCTGGACAAGCTGCCTGATAGCATGAAGATTGTGGATCTGGAACCGGCCTATTTGCCGTTCGTAAACGAGAATGGATTGCGGCTTAAGCCGGTATGGGCCGTTCAGCTTCTGAACGGAAGTATGCAGGTGCTGGAATAG
- the yycI gene encoding two-component system regulatory protein YycI, giving the protein MDWGRAKNVLIYAFLLLNLVLGYQLWIDYREQIGSSLDFTSLSESTQRVMEENRIQVLSPIPPETPQLPKIAYTYSVGAQGKPVKLNQPVDTKLIYSDQKELQTALAGQIPNLNQFRHDPLSDKENAFVFRPLVNGEWPLFNVELELFYESQKIEYYRKPVLEIQSTSEVEEQKVLSASKALGTIIERNFIPPKSVVKDIQLGYYGQMFNTDVELAAPAWRFTLDNGEMIYVQGISGDVFTPKTDKIKE; this is encoded by the coding sequence ATGGATTGGGGACGGGCCAAAAATGTGTTAATCTATGCGTTTTTGCTGCTGAATCTGGTGCTGGGTTACCAGTTGTGGATCGACTATCGGGAGCAGATAGGCTCCAGTCTGGACTTCACCTCCTTGTCTGAAAGTACGCAGAGGGTTATGGAAGAGAATCGGATTCAGGTACTGAGCCCGATTCCGCCGGAGACACCGCAGCTGCCGAAGATCGCTTATACGTATAGTGTCGGGGCGCAAGGCAAGCCGGTCAAGCTGAACCAGCCGGTTGACACCAAGCTGATCTATTCGGATCAAAAGGAGCTGCAGACCGCACTGGCCGGACAAATTCCGAACCTGAACCAGTTCCGTCATGATCCGCTGTCAGATAAAGAAAACGCCTTTGTGTTCCGTCCGCTGGTAAACGGGGAATGGCCGTTGTTTAATGTCGAGTTGGAGCTGTTCTATGAGAGTCAAAAGATAGAGTATTACCGTAAGCCGGTGCTAGAAATTCAATCCACTAGCGAAGTGGAGGAACAAAAGGTATTGTCTGCATCCAAGGCACTTGGAACGATTATTGAACGGAATTTCATTCCGCCGAAGTCGGTGGTCAAGGATATACAGCTCGGTTATTATGGGCAGATGTTTAACACAGATGTGGAGCTGGCGGCACCGGCATGGCGGTTTACGCTGGATAATGGAGAAATGATATACGTTCAGGGGATTAGTGGAGATGTGTTCACACCCAAGACGGATAAAATAAAGGAGTAA
- a CDS encoding MBL fold metallo-hydrolase, whose amino-acid sequence MGISFTVLSSGSTGNATVVRNGDTTLLIDAGLSARRIDELLKERDMSGEEIDGILVTHEHSDHIKGLGAVARKYNLPIYANEKTWEAINRSVGKIADENRIVLDSHEVKDFGTLRVEPFEISHDAAAPVGYCFYDGDEKLGVATDLGYVSDKVKKAIEGSDVLVLEANHDIEMLRMGRYPWNTKRRILGDMGHLSNVSAGDALSELLTGDTKRAYLAHLSRDHNMMDLAKMTVRDTMEDNGCFFKDSEFKLCDTYYDRSTPWDRLKD is encoded by the coding sequence ATGGGGATATCTTTTACCGTGCTGTCGAGCGGCTCGACGGGCAACGCAACAGTTGTCCGTAACGGGGATACGACACTTCTAATTGATGCCGGGCTGAGTGCGCGGCGGATTGACGAACTGTTGAAGGAACGGGACATGTCCGGGGAAGAAATTGACGGGATTCTGGTCACACACGAGCATTCCGATCATATTAAAGGACTTGGAGCGGTAGCACGTAAGTACAATCTGCCGATTTACGCCAATGAGAAGACATGGGAAGCGATAAACCGGTCTGTCGGCAAAATTGCAGACGAGAATCGGATTGTACTGGATAGCCATGAGGTGAAGGATTTCGGGACGCTACGTGTGGAGCCTTTTGAAATCTCCCATGACGCAGCCGCGCCAGTGGGTTATTGTTTCTATGACGGAGACGAGAAGCTGGGTGTAGCGACAGATCTCGGTTATGTGAGCGACAAGGTGAAAAAAGCGATTGAAGGCTCGGATGTGTTGGTCCTTGAGGCTAATCACGACATTGAGATGCTACGTATGGGACGGTATCCGTGGAACACCAAACGCCGGATTCTCGGCGACATGGGTCACTTATCAAATGTGTCGGCCGGTGATGCCCTCAGCGAGCTGCTGACTGGAGATACCAAGCGTGCATATTTGGCCCACCTCAGTCGGGATCACAACATGATGGATTTGGCCAAAATGACGGTGCGCGATACGATGGAAGATAACGGATGCTTTTTCAAAGACAGCGAATTTAAATTGTGTGACACCTACTATGACCGCTCTACTCCTTGGGACAGGCTGAAAGATTAG
- a CDS encoding S1C family serine protease, with product MGLFKDDFYSTKVSRRSKKTSEDRPGRVKWRSSRRRRSLSTFQISAISSVCSALIAVLLFSLLTGHPSTSSRIAIMNGQPIAQTEGDPYERLVNAAAKVRPAVVSVVTHKDPKPITSEEQDSSELEEGIIPEEGDMPEELPEDFDLGEDFDFDFGDDFGGGLDESKLGSGVIFKKIEGKAYVITNNHVIEGADSLEVVTVKGDTKEATLVGTDRVSDLAVLSIDSKGIGEVAELGDSSKLRLGEMVFAIGNPLGLGDTLTSGIISYTNRVIPVSLNQDGVFDWEAEVIQTDAAINEGNSGGALVDLNGKVIGINTMKIADKGVEGLGFAIPTNDVTEIVKELMLNGKIARPYLGVYTIDLSNPYVPMSKQEMKDLKLPKTVTEGVIVLDALGPAKEAGLKLNDVITKFNGKPIHTTLDLRKFLYKQTKIGDDLNVTFYRGGKEQSLKVPLEEKPGE from the coding sequence ATGGGATTGTTTAAAGATGATTTTTATTCGACGAAAGTATCCAGACGCAGTAAAAAGACGAGCGAGGACCGTCCTGGGCGGGTCAAGTGGCGTTCAAGCCGCCGGCGTAGAAGTCTGTCTACTTTTCAGATCTCAGCGATCAGTTCGGTGTGCAGTGCGCTAATCGCCGTTCTTTTGTTCAGTCTGCTGACGGGACATCCGTCCACTTCGTCGAGAATAGCAATAATGAATGGCCAGCCGATTGCACAGACTGAGGGCGATCCGTATGAGCGGCTGGTGAATGCGGCAGCGAAGGTTCGCCCTGCGGTCGTTAGTGTCGTTACTCATAAGGATCCGAAGCCAATCACTTCGGAAGAGCAAGATAGCAGTGAGTTGGAAGAAGGCATCATCCCTGAAGAAGGTGACATGCCGGAAGAACTGCCTGAGGATTTCGATTTAGGCGAAGATTTTGACTTTGACTTTGGTGATGACTTCGGCGGCGGTTTGGATGAATCGAAATTGGGATCTGGCGTTATTTTCAAAAAAATTGAGGGTAAGGCTTACGTCATTACGAATAACCACGTCATTGAAGGTGCCGATTCGCTTGAAGTGGTAACCGTGAAAGGGGATACCAAAGAAGCAACGCTTGTCGGAACAGACCGCGTTAGCGATCTTGCTGTATTGTCGATCGACAGCAAAGGTATTGGTGAAGTAGCAGAGCTTGGTGACTCCTCCAAGCTGCGTCTGGGTGAGATGGTCTTTGCGATTGGTAATCCACTTGGTCTTGGCGATACGCTGACATCGGGAATTATCAGCTATACAAACCGGGTTATCCCCGTATCGCTGAACCAGGATGGTGTGTTCGACTGGGAGGCCGAGGTAATCCAGACGGATGCGGCGATTAATGAAGGCAACAGCGGCGGCGCACTGGTAGATCTAAACGGTAAAGTGATCGGGATTAACACGATGAAGATTGCCGATAAGGGCGTAGAGGGGCTTGGCTTTGCGATTCCTACCAACGATGTGACTGAAATCGTGAAGGAACTGATGTTGAACGGGAAGATCGCGCGTCCTTATCTTGGCGTGTATACCATAGACCTTAGCAATCCTTATGTTCCGATGAGCAAGCAGGAAATGAAGGATCTGAAGCTGCCGAAGACGGTCACGGAAGGTGTTATTGTGCTCGATGCTCTGGGACCGGCAAAGGAAGCGGGCCTCAAGCTGAATGACGTCATTACGAAGTTCAACGGCAAGCCGATTCATACAACGCTGGATTTGCGTAAATTCCTCTATAAGCAAACGAAGATCGGCGACGATCTGAACGTGACTTTTTATCGCGGCGGGAAGGAACAGAGCTTGAAGGTGCCACTGGAAGAGAAGCCAGGGGAATAA
- a CDS encoding CxxH/CxxC protein, with the protein MYVVCKEHVELAIENFVDEYEDAPDIVDLKETEFSDWDPPVKCAECEKHAEYLIV; encoded by the coding sequence ATGTACGTCGTATGCAAGGAACATGTGGAGCTAGCGATCGAGAATTTCGTGGATGAATATGAGGATGCCCCGGATATTGTCGATTTGAAGGAGACGGAGTTCTCGGACTGGGACCCACCGGTGAAGTGCGCGGAGTGCGAGAAGCATGCGGAATATTTGATTGTGTGA
- a CDS encoding DivIVA domain-containing protein — protein sequence MLDNISLSPIEINEKEFRVVGTFVKGYEMDEVNEYLDTIINDYDIFITTITSLQAQVDELTQALSGRASTGTANVEQLNYRVTLLERELSYIKSRL from the coding sequence ATGTTGGACAATATATCTCTAAGCCCGATCGAGATAAATGAGAAAGAATTTCGAGTAGTAGGTACATTCGTAAAAGGCTATGAAATGGATGAAGTCAACGAGTACCTCGATACTATAATCAATGATTATGATATTTTTATTACAACTATTACGTCATTACAAGCACAGGTCGACGAGTTAACCCAAGCCCTATCCGGTCGTGCAAGTACAGGTACCGCTAATGTGGAGCAGCTAAACTACAGGGTTACGCTTTTAGAAAGAGAGCTATCCTATATTAAATCTAGGCTGTAG
- the rlmH gene encoding 23S rRNA (pseudouridine(1915)-N(3))-methyltransferase RlmH, with amino-acid sequence MNIQIVSVGKLKEKYLVQGIQEYAKRLGPYVKFQMLEVPDEKAPENMSEAEMRQVQEREGAGILSHIKQDTHVIALAIGGQLWSSEDLAAHINKLGTYGTSTIAFVIGGSNGLSEEVLKRAQTKLSFGRMTLPHQLMRLVLVEQIYRAVKINRGEPYHK; translated from the coding sequence ATGAATATACAGATTGTAAGTGTTGGCAAGTTGAAGGAGAAGTATCTGGTGCAGGGTATCCAGGAATACGCAAAGCGTCTCGGGCCGTACGTGAAGTTCCAGATGCTTGAGGTGCCGGATGAGAAGGCGCCCGAGAATATGAGTGAGGCGGAGATGCGCCAAGTGCAGGAGCGGGAGGGTGCGGGCATTCTTAGCCACATTAAGCAGGACACCCACGTCATCGCCCTGGCCATCGGCGGCCAGTTGTGGTCCAGCGAGGACCTGGCTGCACATATCAATAAGCTTGGCACCTATGGGACAAGCACCATCGCTTTTGTGATCGGCGGCTCTAACGGGCTGTCTGAGGAAGTATTGAAGCGAGCCCAGACCAAGCTGAGCTTCGGGCGAATGACGCTGCCGCACCAGCTGATGCGGCTGGTGCTGGTGGAGCAAATCTACCGTGCGGTTAAGATTAATCGGGGGGAACCGTACCATAAATAG
- a CDS encoding response regulator transcription factor — MADILVVEDEKAINELIRRNLSLVGHTCDLAMDGETAVEIIKNKSFDLIILDIMLPEMDGFEVLEQAKDMPTILLTARRSVEDRVKGLVMGADDYLTKPFEMLELLARVEAILRRTKKDEDTFAIDDVRVELHSRRLFLKDNAVECTPKEFELLEVLIKNRNIALSREKILELVWGYEYMGETRTVDVHIQKLRKKLGLEKRIVTVYKLGYRLEV; from the coding sequence ATGGCAGATATCCTAGTAGTAGAAGATGAAAAGGCAATTAATGAATTAATAAGGAGAAACCTAAGTTTGGTAGGGCATACCTGCGATTTGGCTATGGATGGTGAGACAGCCGTAGAAATAATCAAAAATAAAAGTTTTGATTTAATTATATTAGACATTATGTTACCTGAAATGGATGGATTTGAGGTATTGGAACAAGCAAAAGATATGCCTACTATTCTTTTAACGGCTAGAAGAAGCGTAGAGGATCGGGTAAAGGGGCTTGTCATGGGTGCAGATGATTATCTGACAAAACCCTTTGAAATGTTAGAGCTGTTGGCAAGAGTAGAAGCGATATTAAGACGAACCAAGAAGGATGAAGATACATTTGCAATAGATGATGTCAGGGTTGAATTACATAGTAGAAGGCTTTTTTTGAAGGATAATGCAGTTGAATGTACACCTAAGGAATTTGAGCTATTAGAGGTACTTATAAAAAATAGAAATATTGCTTTATCTAGAGAGAAGATTTTAGAGTTGGTATGGGGATATGAATATATGGGAGAAACAAGGACGGTAGATGTTCATATTCAGAAGCTAAGAAAAAAGTTGGGGTTGGAGAAAAGAATTGTAACCGTGTATAAGCTAGGTTATCGGCTAGAGGTGTAG